The following are encoded in a window of Brockia lithotrophica genomic DNA:
- a CDS encoding ABC transporter ATP-binding protein has product MPTALKNGRQTDSPATPAHVLEVEGLGKSFAGKPVLEGIDFRLMQGKVGCFLGPSGCGKSTLLRIVAGLEKPDGGRILSRIRRHAFIFQEPRLLPWLSAEDNIVFALRGQNLSEAERRRRAREALRTVRLEAFRAQFPFELSGGQRQRVAIARALATEPDLLLMDEPLASLDFPLRLALLEEMATGVFADGRSALYVTHDTREAVLVCDDIYLLGYGPARILARYEVPVPREKRSAEDPFLYAMSNELTRELKAIAERYGL; this is encoded by the coding sequence GTGCCTACCGCCCTCAAAAACGGTCGACAAACAGATTCCCCCGCCACGCCTGCGCACGTCCTGGAAGTCGAAGGTCTGGGAAAGAGCTTTGCGGGAAAACCCGTCCTCGAGGGGATCGACTTCCGTCTCATGCAGGGAAAGGTAGGGTGTTTCCTCGGCCCTTCCGGCTGCGGGAAATCCACCCTCCTCCGGATCGTGGCGGGGCTCGAAAAGCCCGACGGCGGGCGGATTCTCTCCCGCATTCGGCGCCACGCCTTCATCTTTCAGGAACCCAGGCTCCTCCCTTGGCTTTCGGCGGAGGACAACATCGTCTTCGCCCTGCGCGGGCAGAACCTTTCGGAGGCCGAACGCCGGAGGCGGGCGCGAGAAGCCCTTCGCACCGTGCGCCTGGAAGCCTTCCGCGCACAATTTCCTTTCGAACTTTCCGGGGGACAGCGCCAGCGCGTGGCGATCGCCCGCGCGCTGGCGACGGAACCCGACCTCCTCCTCATGGACGAGCCGCTCGCCAGCCTGGACTTCCCCCTTCGTCTCGCCCTTCTCGAAGAGATGGCAACGGGCGTCTTTGCGGACGGGCGTTCCGCCCTCTACGTCACCCACGATACGCGGGAGGCCGTACTCGTCTGTGACGACATCTACCTCCTCGGATACGGTCCGGCAAGGATCCTCGCCCGATACGAAGTTCCCGTGCCGAGGGAAAAGCGGTCCGCCGAAGACCCTTTCCTCTACGCCATGTCGAACGAGCTTACCCGGGAACTCAAGGCCATTGCCGAACGGTACGGACTCTAA
- a CDS encoding complex I subunit 4 family protein yields MGPLSWLVLAPLVGILVLLVLPASQTRLIKAVGIGFAAVPAVLAGYLYAAFRPAQEGFQFVERATWFTFVYPNARSGPGTWQEVPIAYGMGVDGLSLPLVLLAAIVGFLAAVASVGYAKRVKEYFLFFLLLQAGTLGAFATTSTLLFFIFFEVVLVASFFLIGVWGSERREEAAYQFLIYNGLGSLLMLLAFVWIFNAVLSFDVPEIGKRLGEAYLSPGTQAFVFALLFLGFAVKLPMFPFHTWMLRAHTEAPPAMSMILSGVLLKLGAYGMLRFAVGFFPEVAYRAATFLVVMGLVNLLYGAFAALVQKSLKMVIVYSSLSHMGLVLLGIAAFNTLGFQGAVFQMVSHGLIAALLFFLAGAFTERFGTTEFSALGGIGKKLPYLSGVLLVAAMASLGLPLMAGFVSEVQVYVGLFTSALRTYAWIALLGLVLTAAYWLRAVTRATYGPLDPETERRPLSDLRFAEWVPALALVGLIVFLGVYPASLSVVIAQGLAPFSPPVALLP; encoded by the coding sequence ATGGGACCGCTTTCGTGGCTCGTGCTCGCGCCGCTCGTGGGGATTCTCGTACTCCTCGTCCTCCCCGCATCTCAGACGCGCCTCATCAAGGCCGTGGGGATCGGTTTTGCCGCGGTGCCGGCCGTACTCGCGGGGTACCTGTATGCGGCGTTTCGCCCTGCGCAGGAAGGGTTTCAGTTCGTCGAGCGGGCGACGTGGTTTACCTTCGTGTACCCGAACGCGCGGAGCGGTCCCGGGACGTGGCAGGAGGTTCCTATTGCTTACGGGATGGGTGTGGACGGCCTCAGCCTCCCCCTCGTCCTTCTGGCCGCGATCGTGGGATTTCTCGCCGCCGTGGCGTCCGTCGGGTACGCGAAGCGGGTGAAGGAGTACTTTCTCTTCTTCCTCCTCCTTCAGGCGGGGACGCTCGGCGCCTTTGCGACGACGAGCACGCTCCTCTTCTTCATTTTCTTTGAGGTCGTCCTCGTCGCCTCGTTTTTCCTCATCGGCGTATGGGGGTCGGAACGGAGAGAAGAGGCGGCCTACCAGTTCTTGATCTACAACGGTCTCGGTTCGCTCCTCATGCTCCTCGCCTTCGTTTGGATCTTCAACGCTGTACTTTCGTTCGATGTTCCTGAAATTGGGAAGCGACTTGGCGAGGCCTATCTCTCTCCGGGAACGCAGGCGTTCGTCTTCGCTCTCCTCTTCCTCGGGTTTGCCGTGAAGCTTCCGATGTTTCCCTTCCACACGTGGATGCTCCGGGCGCACACGGAAGCGCCTCCGGCCATGTCCATGATCCTCTCCGGCGTCCTCCTCAAGCTCGGCGCCTACGGGATGCTCCGCTTTGCCGTAGGGTTTTTCCCGGAAGTGGCCTACCGGGCGGCGACATTCCTCGTCGTGATGGGCCTCGTGAACCTTCTGTACGGCGCCTTTGCTGCGCTCGTGCAAAAGTCCCTCAAGATGGTCATCGTCTACTCGAGCTTGAGCCACATGGGCCTCGTGCTCTTGGGGATCGCCGCCTTTAACACGTTGGGGTTCCAGGGGGCCGTGTTCCAAATGGTGTCCCACGGCCTCATCGCCGCCTTGCTCTTCTTCCTCGCCGGTGCGTTCACGGAACGTTTCGGGACAACGGAGTTTTCCGCCTTGGGCGGGATCGGAAAGAAGCTTCCCTACCTGAGCGGCGTCCTCCTCGTAGCGGCCATGGCCTCTCTTGGACTTCCCCTCATGGCTGGCTTCGTGAGCGAGGTTCAGGTGTACGTCGGTCTCTTTACGAGCGCCCTGCGTACGTACGCGTGGATTGCCCTCCTCGGCCTCGTCCTCACGGCGGCTTACTGGCTTCGCGCGGTCACGCGGGCGACGTACGGCCCCCTCGATCCGGAGACGGAACGGCGGCCTCTGTCCGACCTCCGGTTTGCCGAATGGGTTCCGGCCCTGGCCCTCGTAGGGCTCATCGTCTTCTTGGGCGTGTACCCTGCCTCCTTGAGCGTCGTCATTGCACAGGGTCTCGCACCCTTTTCGCCCCCGGTGGCGCTCCTTCCCTGA
- a CDS encoding DUF996 domain-containing protein, giving the protein MNDGARLSQSGLYGMLAGILWIANLFVFLLPAGMREISSLLLQFLALVFLYIAFSGIGDALGSQEISGNGRTAVIFLTLGVLLSLAVTLWKAGELASAQEALQNLALGMQGGTASEAEVEEMTKQIGTMGRIYLYSFLPFWLLSLIGAFPLRKAYVQTAEATEIPQFRTAGNLFLWGIILTPLLIGGILLLVYYIFVILAFSKLRTAAQEG; this is encoded by the coding sequence ATGAACGACGGCGCGCGCCTCTCCCAATCCGGGCTCTACGGGATGCTCGCCGGAATCCTGTGGATTGCCAACCTCTTCGTCTTTCTCCTACCGGCGGGAATGCGAGAGATCTCTTCCCTTCTCCTTCAATTTTTGGCCCTGGTGTTCTTGTACATAGCCTTCTCCGGAATTGGGGACGCGCTCGGCTCTCAGGAAATTTCCGGAAACGGGCGCACAGCCGTGATCTTCCTCACCCTCGGCGTCCTCTTGTCCTTGGCGGTGACTTTGTGGAAGGCAGGAGAACTCGCCAGCGCACAGGAAGCCTTGCAAAACCTCGCCCTGGGGATGCAAGGCGGCACGGCCTCGGAAGCCGAAGTGGAAGAGATGACGAAGCAAATCGGCACCATGGGAAGAATCTACCTCTATTCGTTTCTCCCCTTTTGGCTTTTGTCTTTGATCGGGGCCTTCCCGCTTCGAAAGGCGTACGTGCAAACCGCAGAAGCCACGGAAATTCCCCAATTCCGCACCGCGGGAAACCTCTTCCTCTGGGGGATCATCCTCACCCCGCTTCTCATCGGGGGAATCCTCCTCCTCGTCTACTACATCTTCGTGATCCTGGCCTTCTCCAAACTCCGCACGGCCGCACAGGAAGGCTAA
- a CDS encoding coenzyme F420-0:L-glutamate ligase: MSTESRRTSEVAAHGVTVQALAVKVGLILPNDDIAAITAEATRGLVQDGDILCVTEAVVARSQNRYLTCDELAEDIIRKFDLSPGATLAVLYPIASRNRFALVLRAIAQATRGGRVIVAFPIPADEVGNQVIDAEFARVRLSLKGVYRHFADARGSTPHLNLLIREVIAALLLQSMGYTIVGMRKIFGTGIADITVRTPDGVLAPVEVTFTDLTKAAKQAVGLMGDIPEARRALAAGVDFGRGTFVLYDAVEFLAGTGEPLVRTSFGQLLDVFRDDSVIYADELPGGFFRHPITGVDYRSLYLETIAAGGAQGDVIFTNNPFKVYELGYLDGVVIGEVHTRQMRREMFQAFGAQVPVRTLDELGPPPWGVIGSNVSDYEGCLLKLLPENADATAEAIRARVRETSGVDVEVVIFGDGAYKDPDTGIYELADPYPAIGATSGLKNGRLRTGKKLKLAVDTLSRKGHTREEIEEILRASEADEREVGTTPRRIVAIAATIADLIAGSADQATPIVVLKGFLGG; the protein is encoded by the coding sequence ATGTCTACGGAGTCGCGTCGTACTTCGGAAGTCGCCGCCCACGGGGTCACCGTTCAGGCCCTCGCCGTCAAGGTCGGGCTCATCCTGCCGAACGACGACATCGCCGCGATCACCGCGGAGGCGACCCGCGGCCTCGTCCAGGACGGAGACATCCTCTGCGTCACGGAGGCCGTCGTCGCGCGCTCGCAAAACCGCTACCTCACCTGCGACGAGCTCGCCGAGGACATCATCCGCAAGTTCGACCTCTCCCCCGGGGCGACCCTGGCGGTGCTTTATCCGATCGCAAGTCGAAACCGGTTCGCCCTCGTGTTGCGGGCGATTGCCCAGGCGACCCGCGGCGGTCGGGTGATCGTGGCCTTTCCCATTCCCGCAGACGAGGTCGGCAACCAGGTGATCGACGCCGAGTTTGCCCGCGTTCGCCTGAGCCTCAAGGGCGTATACCGCCACTTCGCCGACGCCCGAGGCTCCACACCGCACCTGAACCTGCTCATCCGCGAGGTCATCGCTGCCCTCCTCCTACAGTCCATGGGGTACACGATCGTGGGAATGCGCAAGATCTTCGGGACGGGGATTGCCGACATCACCGTGCGCACGCCTGACGGCGTGCTCGCTCCGGTAGAGGTGACCTTCACCGACCTCACGAAGGCCGCCAAACAGGCGGTAGGGCTCATGGGAGACATTCCCGAGGCGCGCCGCGCCCTCGCCGCGGGCGTGGATTTCGGTCGAGGCACGTTCGTCCTCTACGATGCCGTGGAGTTCCTCGCGGGCACGGGCGAGCCCCTCGTGCGCACGTCCTTTGGGCAGCTCCTCGACGTCTTTCGAGACGACAGCGTGATCTACGCCGACGAACTCCCCGGGGGGTTTTTCCGCCACCCGATCACGGGCGTCGACTACCGAAGCCTCTACCTGGAGACAATCGCCGCCGGCGGCGCGCAGGGAGACGTGATCTTCACCAACAACCCCTTTAAGGTATACGAGCTCGGGTATCTGGACGGCGTGGTGATCGGCGAGGTGCACACGCGCCAGATGCGCCGCGAGATGTTTCAAGCCTTCGGCGCGCAGGTTCCCGTGCGTACCCTAGACGAGCTCGGACCGCCGCCGTGGGGGGTCATCGGTTCGAACGTTTCGGACTACGAAGGGTGTCTGCTCAAACTCCTTCCGGAAAACGCCGACGCCACGGCCGAGGCGATCCGCGCACGCGTGCGCGAGACGAGCGGCGTCGACGTGGAAGTCGTGATCTTCGGCGATGGGGCATACAAAGACCCGGACACGGGGATCTACGAGCTCGCCGACCCCTATCCCGCGATCGGGGCAACGTCCGGGCTCAAGAACGGCCGTTTGCGTACGGGGAAGAAGCTCAAGCTCGCCGTGGACACCCTGTCTCGGAAAGGCCATACACGGGAGGAAATCGAAGAGATCTTGCGGGCGAGCGAAGCAGACGAACGTGAGGTGGGTACGACGCCGCGGCGCATCGTCGCCATCGCCGCCACGATCGCCGACCTCATCGCGGGGAGCGCCGACCAGGCGACGCCGATCGTCGTGCTCAAGGGGTTTCTCGGCGGTTGA
- a CDS encoding site-2 protease family protein: MPRISVHPLFFLFAGGAYLLGVYREFLLLFLALVFHEAFHTAAALALGYQILSLELLPYGGRVSLEAKGYGRIASEIGVLFAGPASHALFLALPWPWTEALLGHYASWWRDVHASLLAFNLLPVFPLDGGRIVLAALAAWLPYRRAVYAAYGVGVGLVLAGIVWALLGIRTPSLGLTLYAPFLLWWNVRGLRRTEEEFLRFLWRRYRFLSEVRSFPPFFLGFSSSDAPPLAVLRHARRERYLRLPSSSRRPPVFSGRFAQDRSVRSAASGVQSLLSEEGRPFPGTSKGEGAANAPFFPDEEGFFLARLFSRGERR, from the coding sequence GTGCCCCGGATTTCCGTCCACCCCCTGTTCTTCCTCTTTGCCGGCGGAGCGTACCTCCTCGGGGTCTACCGAGAATTCCTTCTCCTCTTTCTCGCCCTCGTCTTCCACGAAGCCTTTCACACCGCGGCGGCGCTCGCTTTGGGGTACCAGATTCTTTCCCTGGAGCTTCTCCCCTACGGTGGGAGGGTTTCCCTCGAAGCAAAGGGCTACGGGCGCATCGCCTCGGAGATCGGCGTCCTCTTCGCGGGTCCGGCGAGCCACGCGCTCTTCCTCGCCCTGCCGTGGCCCTGGACGGAAGCTCTCTTAGGGCATTACGCGTCGTGGTGGCGGGACGTTCACGCGTCTCTCCTCGCGTTCAACCTCCTTCCCGTGTTTCCCTTGGACGGGGGACGGATCGTCCTTGCGGCGTTGGCGGCGTGGCTTCCCTACCGTCGTGCCGTCTACGCCGCCTACGGCGTGGGGGTGGGGCTCGTCTTGGCGGGGATCGTCTGGGCGCTCCTCGGGATCCGCACGCCTTCCCTCGGCCTCACCCTCTACGCCCCCTTTCTCCTTTGGTGGAACGTCCGAGGGCTTCGCCGCACCGAAGAGGAGTTTCTCCGCTTTCTCTGGCGGCGCTATCGGTTTCTTTCGGAGGTGCGCTCGTTTCCCCCATTCTTCCTCGGCTTTTCTTCGTCCGACGCACCCCCGCTTGCGGTACTCCGCCACGCACGGCGGGAGCGCTACCTCCGCCTTCCCTCTTCCTCCCGTCGCCCGCCCGTCTTCAGCGGGCGATTCGCCCAGGACCGAAGTGTACGGAGCGCCGCATCGGGGGTACAATCTCTCCTTTCCGAGGAAGGAAGGCCTTTCCCTGGGACGTCGAAGGGAGAAGGCGCGGCAAACGCGCCTTTTTTCCCCGATGAAGAAGGGTTTTTCCTCGCGCGGCTCTTCTCCCGGGGGGAACGGCGGTGA